From Thalassotalea euphylliae, the proteins below share one genomic window:
- a CDS encoding DUF3016 domain-containing protein, giving the protein MKLLSYSLVAILLSVFSLTTANAGTVSVEWTNPDDYRDIRPTNESRKRFKERTFKDLEQFVTKLAAELPQGYELKLNVTNLDLAGNVEFGRTQQIRIVRQIHFPSIEFDYQLIDGNSQAVASEQVSLKDMNFLHHIKSNLLSKSLGYEKRMLKEWFNKTFAEQIQKT; this is encoded by the coding sequence ATGAAATTATTATCGTACAGCCTAGTAGCAATTTTACTTTCGGTATTTAGTCTGACTACGGCTAATGCCGGCACCGTATCGGTCGAATGGACAAATCCAGACGACTATCGTGATATTCGCCCAACCAATGAATCAAGAAAGCGTTTTAAAGAGCGAACGTTTAAAGACTTAGAGCAGTTTGTGACTAAGTTAGCCGCTGAATTACCGCAGGGATATGAGCTTAAACTTAACGTGACCAACCTTGATCTGGCTGGCAATGTCGAGTTTGGTCGCACACAGCAAATTCGCATCGTTCGCCAAATTCACTTCCCCAGTATTGAGTTTGACTATCAGCTGATTGACGGCAATAGCCAAGCAGTGGCGAGTGAGCAAGTGTCGCTCAAAGACATGAATTTCTTACACCATATCAAATCAAATTTGTTGTCTAAGTCATTGGGATACGAAAAACGTATGTTGAAAGAGTGGTTCAACAAAACCTTCGCAGAGCAGATTCAAAAGACCTAG
- a CDS encoding DUF3016 domain-containing protein — MKQTTSVVITALISSTLSFSSLASSSSALSPATNKVEINWTNAEHYRDLRSTTETKQATQRRFFKEMGEYLNHLSTQLPDGYKLALEVTQVDLAGRIRFVNGQQVRIVKDIDYPNMAFSYRLTAPNGQLIKAETAQVKGKRFLLGAQHQPHKLKPFAYEKKMIEAWFDKHIVPQI, encoded by the coding sequence ATGAAACAGACAACATCAGTTGTGATTACGGCACTTATCAGTTCGACGCTTAGCTTTTCATCGTTAGCTTCTTCATCGTCGGCCTTGTCACCAGCGACCAACAAGGTCGAGATAAATTGGACGAATGCTGAACACTACCGTGATTTGCGTTCGACCACTGAAACTAAGCAGGCCACTCAGCGCCGATTTTTTAAAGAAATGGGGGAATACCTCAACCACTTGTCAACACAGTTACCAGATGGCTACAAACTGGCACTAGAGGTAACACAAGTCGACCTTGCTGGTCGTATTCGTTTTGTAAATGGGCAGCAAGTTCGCATCGTCAAGGATATTGACTATCCTAATATGGCATTTAGCTATCGATTAACCGCGCCGAACGGCCAATTGATCAAGGCTGAAACAGCTCAAGTTAAAGGAAAACGCTTTTTGTTGGGGGCACAGCACCAGCCCCATAAATTAAAGCCGTTTGCCTATGAAAAAAAGATGATCGAAGCTTGGTTCGACAAGCACATCGTCCCTCAGATTTAA
- a CDS encoding DUF3016 domain-containing protein produces the protein MMQFISLLTFSGKRLTGVLMSVALATSLLASMQVSAASVQVEWREPDSYRDIHPAGRSHEQFRATTFTDLEHNFGKLAKSLPDNQLLKIVVRDLDLAGHVNMNSESPRRRFISSSYFPRMKFSYKLYDQSGHLIKAGGAYLKRPDFIASTAQEYKDKTLGYEKQMIDRWYAETFAPRDVK, from the coding sequence ATGATGCAATTTATTTCCCTTCTAACTTTTAGCGGTAAGCGCTTAACAGGTGTACTGATGTCGGTGGCTCTGGCAACTTCATTACTGGCCTCAATGCAAGTGAGTGCGGCGTCGGTTCAAGTCGAGTGGCGTGAACCGGATAGCTACCGCGATATCCACCCTGCTGGCCGCAGTCACGAACAATTTAGAGCGACGACATTTACCGACTTGGAGCATAATTTCGGTAAATTAGCCAAATCTTTACCTGACAACCAACTGTTGAAAATCGTGGTGCGTGACTTAGATCTAGCTGGCCATGTCAATATGAACAGTGAGTCGCCGCGCCGTCGTTTTATTTCGAGCTCGTACTTTCCCAGAATGAAATTTTCATACAAGCTGTATGATCAATCGGGTCACTTGATAAAAGCAGGTGGCGCGTATTTGAAACGCCCCGATTTTATCGCTTCAACCGCACAAGAATACAAAGACAAAACGCTTGGTTATGAGAAGCAAATGATCGACCGCTGGTATGCTGAAACCTTTGCGCCACGGGATGTGAAGTAA
- a CDS encoding DUF4136 domain-containing protein, translating into MSVQLPPQLSVLGIGIRGALQFWAVSYKVSKLTNIYTGYMMKYCHLVLLLLVLLAAGCVQLNQAQTGAQVDKQTQLAISAVRDLPNSFAKGDAFTIVPTFVDSSVINTEQTAIYQAYGEAIASALQLAGYQQSANEQSDFTVVYGLALQQDLSDTAISENLGVLPGLSSAERLEKGSFLIYIEDSVTNQRIWRGAVQGFVHQDFSRAQREQRAVTIVNSVLSSFLNEK; encoded by the coding sequence TTGTCAGTACAATTGCCGCCCCAATTATCGGTGCTGGGTATCGGCATTCGCGGCGCATTGCAGTTCTGGGCTGTTTCTTACAAGGTTAGCAAGTTAACCAACATTTACACAGGGTATATGATGAAGTATTGTCACTTAGTATTGCTCCTCTTGGTGTTACTGGCTGCTGGCTGTGTACAACTAAATCAAGCTCAAACCGGTGCGCAAGTTGATAAGCAAACACAGCTGGCAATTTCTGCGGTGCGTGATTTACCCAACAGTTTTGCCAAAGGCGATGCGTTTACTATTGTGCCAACATTTGTTGATTCTTCCGTTATCAATACTGAGCAAACGGCGATTTATCAAGCCTATGGCGAGGCGATAGCCAGTGCGTTGCAATTAGCGGGCTATCAGCAAAGCGCCAATGAACAATCAGACTTTACTGTTGTCTATGGCTTGGCGCTACAGCAAGATTTATCCGACACGGCGATTAGTGAAAATTTAGGTGTTTTACCTGGTTTGAGCAGTGCCGAGCGCTTGGAAAAAGGCAGTTTTCTTATCTATATTGAAGACAGTGTCACTAACCAGCGTATCTGGCGTGGTGCGGTGCAAGGCTTTGTTCATCAAGACTTTAGCCGCGCTCAACGCGAACAGCGCGCGGTTACTATCGTCAACTCTGTTCTTTCATCGTTTCTCAACGAGAAATAA
- a CDS encoding helix-turn-helix transcriptional regulator — protein MSQPFNQQICDMANSMGISLYQRFSQTEASLFLHCNLEVLQTLQKQHKIEYIQVSKDICEFFGFQLIQYLVQQIQPSTQQSSPENPDRIIDIKEVQKLTNLSRTTIWRMERVGKFPDRLPLSSSRIGWRYNDIQEWIKSC, from the coding sequence ATGTCACAACCATTTAATCAGCAAATATGTGATATGGCGAACTCAATGGGGATATCGCTCTACCAGCGCTTTTCTCAAACAGAAGCATCCTTATTTCTTCACTGTAACCTTGAAGTGCTACAAACACTCCAGAAACAGCATAAAATCGAATACATTCAAGTGAGCAAAGACATTTGCGAATTTTTTGGCTTCCAGCTAATCCAATACCTCGTACAACAAATCCAACCTAGCACTCAGCAGTCTTCACCTGAGAATCCAGATAGAATAATAGACATCAAAGAAGTACAGAAGCTTACAAACCTCTCTAGAACAACAATTTGGAGAATGGAAAGGGTAGGTAAGTTTCCTGACAGATTACCGCTTTCAAGTAGTCGAATTGGTTGGCGTTATAATGATATTCAAGAATGGATAAAGAGTTGCTAG